Proteins encoded together in one Campylobacter peloridis LMG 23910 window:
- the dnaA gene encoding chromosomal replication initiator protein DnaA, protein MNIKDFLQEFKSEISDNEYETYISQLHFSEKLSKNNVLVFIAPNYFLAKFIQTKYAQKLAYFYEVKTGINPQINIITNEIQYNKNNFKVDVSQIKTQSTILNPSFTFESFVVGDSNVFAHGTCKSATEKLGVLYNPIFIYGPTGLGKTHLLQAVGNACLENGKKVIYATSENFINDFTSHLNNKTMNKFHEKYKNCDVLLIDDVQFLGKTDKIQEEFFHTFNEIKEKFGQIVMTSDNPPNMLKGITERLKSRFANGIIADITPPQLDTKIAIIKKKCDFNAIDLKSEVINYIATSMGDNIREIEGMITNLNAQARLFNQEITLEIVKSFMKDHIKETKENISIDDILLEVSKTYNLKPNDIKSNKKTQNIVIARRVVIFLARELTTMSMPQLARFFNMKDHTAISHNIKKIQELIKENENLKIIIDELKNKILTKIKSSM, encoded by the coding sequence ATGAATATTAAAGATTTTTTACAAGAATTTAAATCAGAAATCAGCGACAACGAATATGAAACTTATATTTCACAGCTACATTTTAGTGAAAAATTAAGCAAAAACAATGTTTTAGTATTTATAGCACCTAATTATTTCTTGGCTAAATTTATACAAACAAAATATGCACAAAAATTAGCCTATTTTTATGAAGTAAAAACAGGCATAAATCCTCAAATAAACATTATCACAAATGAAATACAATACAATAAAAATAATTTTAAAGTAGATGTTTCACAAATTAAAACACAAAGCACTATATTAAATCCATCTTTTACTTTTGAAAGTTTTGTAGTAGGTGATTCTAATGTTTTTGCACACGGAACATGTAAATCTGCTACAGAAAAATTGGGAGTTTTATATAATCCTATTTTTATATATGGACCAACAGGGCTTGGCAAAACTCATTTATTGCAAGCTGTTGGTAATGCATGTTTAGAAAATGGAAAAAAAGTAATTTATGCTACTAGTGAAAATTTTATAAATGATTTTACATCTCATCTAAATAATAAAACTATGAATAAATTTCATGAAAAATATAAAAATTGTGATGTTTTACTTATAGATGATGTGCAGTTTTTAGGAAAAACTGACAAAATTCAAGAAGAATTTTTTCACACTTTCAATGAAATAAAAGAAAAATTTGGCCAAATAGTAATGACAAGTGATAATCCTCCAAATATGCTAAAAGGTATAACAGAGCGTCTAAAAAGCCGTTTTGCAAATGGAATTATCGCAGATATAACTCCTCCTCAACTTGATACAAAAATTGCTATTATAAAGAAAAAATGTGATTTCAATGCGATTGATTTAAAATCTGAAGTAATAAATTATATAGCAACTTCAATGGGAGATAATATCAGAGAAATAGAAGGTATGATAACAAATTTAAATGCCCAAGCAAGACTTTTTAACCAAGAAATTACTTTAGAAATAGTTAAAAGTTTTATGAAAGATCACATAAAAGAAACAAAAGAAAATATCAGTATAGATGATATTTTATTAGAAGTTTCAAAAACATATAACTTAAAACCAAACGATATAAAATCAAATAAAAAAACACAAAATATAGTTATAGCAAGAAGAGTAGTAATTTTTTTAGCAAGAGAACTTACAACTATGTCTATGCCTCAACTTGCAAGATTTTTTAATATGAAAGATCATACAGCAATTTCACATAATATTAAAAAAATTCAAGAACTTATAAAAGAAAATGAAAATTTAAAAATTATCATAGATGAATTAAAAAATAAAATTTTAACAAAAATAAAAAGTTCTATGTGA
- the dnaN gene encoding DNA polymerase III subunit beta: MKISINKNTLESAIVLTNSYVDKKDSSNIASHLLFEVNEDKLIIRASDYEIGINYKIKKIKVENSGFATANAKSILDIIKNLNNEDVVLETIENFLFIRQKGTKYKLPMFNYEDFPNFPSTEGKDKFDIDSSDLSRSLKKILPAVDTNNPKYSLNGALLDIKTTHINFVGTDTKRLAIFTLNKTNDKEFNLCIPKKAILEMQKIFFEKIEIYYDENMLIAKNDNFEFFTKLINDKFPDYERVIPKNITKEFIFKTEDFIDSLKKINVITEKMKLNFHKNKLVFEGVSLDNMEAKTELDIELDIDEEFNLCIKNKFITDFLNSIESETFKLSINEPHMAFLVSSEELQTVIMPVIL, from the coding sequence ATGAAAATCAGTATAAACAAAAACACTCTTGAATCAGCTATAGTTTTAACTAACTCTTATGTAGACAAAAAAGACTCAAGCAATATAGCCTCACATCTACTTTTTGAAGTTAATGAAGATAAATTAATCATTAGAGCAAGTGATTATGAAATAGGAATAAACTATAAAATTAAAAAAATAAAAGTAGAAAATTCAGGTTTTGCAACAGCAAATGCAAAAAGTATTTTAGATATTATAAAAAATTTAAATAATGAAGATGTTGTATTAGAAACTATAGAAAATTTCCTTTTTATAAGACAAAAAGGAACAAAATATAAACTTCCTATGTTTAATTATGAAGACTTTCCAAATTTTCCAAGTACTGAAGGTAAAGATAAATTTGATATAGATTCTAGTGATTTAAGTAGATCTTTGAAAAAAATTCTACCTGCTGTAGATACAAATAATCCAAAATATTCTTTAAATGGTGCATTACTTGATATAAAAACTACTCATATAAATTTTGTAGGAACAGATACTAAAAGATTAGCTATTTTTACTTTAAATAAAACAAATGATAAAGAATTTAATCTTTGTATTCCTAAAAAAGCTATCTTAGAAATGCAAAAAATATTTTTTGAGAAAATTGAAATTTATTATGATGAAAATATGCTTATTGCAAAAAATGATAATTTTGAATTTTTCACAAAATTGATTAATGATAAATTTCCTGATTATGAAAGAGTAATTCCAAAAAATATTACAAAAGAATTTATCTTTAAAACTGAAGATTTTATAGATTCTTTGAAAAAAATTAATGTAATTACTGAAAAAATGAAATTAAATTTTCATAAAAATAAACTTGTATTTGAAGGCGTAAGTTTAGACAATATGGAAGCAAAAACTGAACTTGATATAGAACTTGATATAGATGAGGAATTTAACCTTTGCATAAAAAATAAATTCATTACAGATTTTTTAAATTCAATTGAAAGTGAAACTTTTAAATTAAGCATTAATGAACCTCATATGGCATTTTTAGTATCAAGTGAAGAACTACAAACTGTGATTATGCCAGTAATTTTATAA
- the gyrB gene encoding DNA topoisomerase (ATP-hydrolyzing) subunit B, with translation MQENKQYGAENIKVLKGLEAVRKRPGMYIGDTNIGGLHHMIYEVVDNSIDEAMAGFCNEINIEITNEGSCIVSDNGRGIPVDIHPSENIPTLTVVLTILHAGGKFDKDTYKVSGGLHGVGVSVVNALSKKLIATVHRDGQIYRQEFSEGKIISEFEIIGKTNKTGTIIEFWPDDKIFEITEFDYEILAKRFRELAYLNPKITINFKDNRVGKSESFHYEGGISQFVTDLNKKQALTKAIFFNVDEEDVNVEVALLYNDSYSENLLSFVNNIKTPDGGTHEAGFRMGLTRVISNYIEANASAREKDSKITGEDVREGLIAIVSVKVPEPQFEGQTKGKLGSSYVRPIVSKATFEYLTKYFEENPIEAKAIMNKALMAARGREAAKKARELTRKKESSSVGTLPGKLADCQSKDPSESEIYLVEGDSAGGSAKQGRERTFQAILPLRGKILNVEKARLDKILKSEQIQNMITAFGCGIGDDFDIEKLRYHKIIIMTDADVDGSHIQTLLLTFFFRFMNDLVANGHIYLAQPPLYRYKKGQKKEIYLKDEKALNDYLIETGIENLPYEGIGLNDLKDFLKIVAAYKNVLKELEKRFNVISVIRYLIENPDFIRSNNEELFNIIKEFLQKQNHNILNSYINENEIRLYVQTENGLEELIINDDLFSHPLYEEANFIYQKIKDRDLKFDKDILEILEDVEKNAKKGAYIQRYKGLGEMNPDQLWETTMDPNNRRLLKITIEDAQSANDTFNLFMGDDVEPRREYIQTHAKDVKHLDV, from the coding sequence ATGCAAGAAAATAAACAATATGGCGCTGAAAATATAAAAGTTTTAAAAGGCTTAGAAGCAGTTAGAAAACGCCCAGGTATGTATATAGGAGATACAAATATAGGCGGATTACATCATATGATATATGAAGTAGTTGATAATTCTATAGATGAAGCTATGGCTGGATTTTGTAACGAAATTAATATAGAAATTACAAATGAAGGTTCTTGTATAGTAAGTGATAATGGTAGAGGAATTCCTGTTGATATACATCCAAGTGAAAATATTCCTACTTTAACCGTTGTTTTGACTATTTTACATGCTGGTGGTAAATTTGATAAAGATACTTATAAAGTTTCAGGCGGTTTGCATGGAGTTGGTGTAAGTGTTGTAAATGCTTTATCAAAAAAGTTAATTGCTACAGTTCATAGAGATGGACAAATTTATAGACAAGAATTTTCAGAAGGCAAAATAATAAGTGAATTTGAAATTATAGGAAAAACAAATAAAACAGGAACTATAATAGAATTTTGGCCTGATGATAAAATATTTGAAATAACAGAATTTGATTATGAAATTTTAGCTAAAAGATTTCGCGAACTTGCATATTTAAATCCAAAAATTACTATAAATTTTAAAGATAATCGTGTAGGTAAAAGTGAAAGTTTTCATTATGAAGGTGGAATTTCTCAATTTGTAACGGATTTAAATAAAAAACAAGCTCTAACTAAAGCTATATTTTTTAATGTAGATGAAGAAGATGTAAATGTTGAAGTAGCTTTACTTTATAATGATAGTTATAGTGAAAATTTACTTTCTTTTGTAAATAATATTAAAACTCCAGATGGTGGAACTCACGAAGCTGGTTTTAGAATGGGACTTACAAGAGTTATAAGCAATTATATAGAAGCAAATGCAAGTGCTAGAGAAAAAGATTCTAAAATTACAGGTGAAGATGTAAGAGAAGGTTTAATAGCTATTGTGAGTGTAAAAGTTCCTGAACCTCAATTTGAAGGACAAACTAAAGGAAAATTAGGATCAAGTTATGTTCGTCCTATAGTTTCTAAAGCCACATTTGAATATTTGACAAAATATTTTGAAGAAAATCCTATAGAAGCAAAAGCTATAATGAATAAAGCTTTAATGGCAGCTCGTGGTAGAGAAGCGGCTAAAAAAGCAAGAGAATTAACGCGTAAAAAAGAAAGCTCAAGTGTAGGAACTTTGCCTGGAAAATTAGCTGATTGTCAAAGTAAAGATCCAAGTGAAAGTGAAATTTATCTAGTAGAAGGTGATAGTGCTGGAGGCTCAGCAAAACAAGGTAGAGAGAGAACTTTTCAAGCTATTTTACCTTTAAGAGGAAAAATACTTAATGTTGAAAAAGCAAGACTTGATAAAATTTTAAAAAGCGAACAAATTCAAAATATGATCACAGCTTTTGGTTGTGGAATAGGTGATGATTTTGATATAGAAAAATTAAGATATCATAAAATCATTATTATGACTGATGCTGATGTAGATGGCTCTCATATACAAACTTTACTTTTAACATTTTTCTTCCGTTTTATGAATGATCTTGTAGCAAATGGCCATATTTATTTAGCTCAACCGCCTTTATATCGCTATAAAAAAGGACAAAAAAAAGAAATTTATTTAAAAGATGAAAAAGCTTTAAATGATTATTTGATCGAAACTGGTATAGAAAATTTGCCTTATGAAGGCATAGGCTTAAATGATTTAAAAGATTTTTTAAAGATAGTCGCAGCTTATAAAAATGTATTAAAAGAATTAGAAAAAAGATTTAATGTAATTTCAGTGATTAGATATTTGATAGAAAATCCTGATTTTATAAGATCAAATAATGAAGAATTATTTAATATTATAAAAGAATTTTTACAAAAACAAAATCATAATATTTTAAATTCTTATATAAATGAAAATGAAATTCGCCTTTATGTGCAAACTGAAAATGGCTTAGAAGAGCTTATAATAAATGATGATTTATTTTCTCATCCACTTTATGAAGAAGCAAATTTTATATATCAAAAAATCAAAGATAGGGATTTGAAATTTGATAAAGATATTTTAGAAATTTTAGAAGATGTAGAAAAAAATGCTAAAAAAGGTGCTTATATACAGCGTTATAAAGGTCTTGGTGAGATGAATCCTGATCAATTATGGGAAACTACTATGGATCCAAATAATCGTCGTTTATTAAAAATCACTATAGAAGACGCTCAAAGCGCAAATGATACCTTTAATCTTTTCATGGGCGATGATGTAGAACCACGCCGTGAATATATACAAACTCACGCTAAAGATGTTAAACATTTGGATGTTTAA
- the queF gene encoding preQ(1) synthase, whose protein sequence is MRYGEKEIKEFDVENIEVWPNDAKNDYVIKITLPEFMCCCPRSGYPDFATIYLEYIPNKLVVELKAIKLYINTFMYKNVSHEASINEIYNTLKEKLDPKWIKVVGDFNPRGNVHTIIECRSDLVIPK, encoded by the coding sequence ATGAGATATGGTGAAAAAGAAATCAAAGAATTTGATGTTGAAAATATAGAAGTATGGCCAAATGATGCTAAAAATGATTATGTGATTAAAATTACTTTGCCTGAATTTATGTGTTGTTGTCCGCGTAGTGGATATCCTGATTTTGCTACTATTTATCTTGAATATATACCAAATAAATTAGTGGTAGAGCTTAAAGCTATAAAACTTTATATAAATACTTTTATGTATAAAAATGTTTCACATGAAGCAAGTATAAATGAAATTTACAATACCTTAAAAGAAAAATTAGATCCAAAATGGATAAAAGTAGTAGGTGATTTTAATCCGCGTGGTAATGTCCATACTATTATAGAATGTAGATCCGATTTAGTAATACCTAAATAA
- a CDS encoding molybdenum-containing sulfite:cytochrome c oxidoreductase, monoheme cytochrome c subunit yields MQNHLDQNQNLQDDRRGFLKNLGITLLGASALANVSLDNYFLGSKVLAKELDTFKIEGKKDVIYHGQRPMTAETQIYALDSDFTKPENFFVRNNGIPPELSVIKEKMKKGWTLEIGGESVKNAKTYTLDELKKKFKHYTYALTLECGGNGRGEVIPSTKGTQWGYGAVACGRWTGVRLKDILEDCGIKDDAVYIGYYGIDTKLNGEEASPISRGVPMKKAMQDETLIAWAYEGKDIPWINGYPLRLVCGGYPASASGKWLSKIVVRNKVHDGEKMETSYKVPVNPVKPGDFTTKGEMKIIESMPVKSIITNIKNNDKIKANKKFEVRGKAWAGELEVSEVYVSNDYGVTWTKAKVEKPLNRLAWQKWSAQISIPTKGYYEIWARAIDNKGNSQPMVLAQWNPNGYINNACHRVNVFGV; encoded by the coding sequence ATGCAAAATCATTTAGACCAAAACCAAAATTTACAAGATGATCGTAGGGGATTTTTAAAAAATTTAGGTATTACACTTTTAGGAGCTAGTGCATTAGCAAATGTTTCTTTGGATAATTACTTTTTAGGAAGTAAAGTTCTTGCTAAAGAATTAGATACTTTTAAAATAGAAGGTAAAAAAGATGTGATTTATCATGGGCAAAGACCTATGACAGCTGAAACACAAATTTATGCTTTAGATTCTGATTTTACAAAACCTGAAAATTTCTTTGTAAGAAATAATGGTATTCCACCTGAGCTTTCTGTAATTAAAGAAAAAATGAAAAAAGGCTGGACACTTGAAATTGGTGGTGAAAGTGTAAAAAATGCCAAAACTTATACTTTAGATGAATTAAAGAAAAAATTTAAACATTACACTTATGCTTTAACTTTAGAATGCGGTGGTAATGGAAGAGGTGAAGTTATACCTAGCACTAAAGGAACTCAATGGGGATATGGAGCAGTTGCATGTGGTAGATGGACTGGAGTTAGATTAAAAGATATTTTAGAAGATTGTGGCATAAAAGATGATGCTGTTTATATAGGGTATTATGGGATCGATACAAAATTAAATGGCGAAGAAGCTTCTCCTATTAGTAGAGGTGTGCCTATGAAAAAAGCTATGCAAGATGAAACATTAATTGCTTGGGCTTATGAAGGTAAAGATATACCTTGGATTAATGGTTATCCGCTTCGTTTAGTCTGTGGAGGTTATCCTGCAAGTGCAAGCGGTAAATGGTTATCAAAAATTGTTGTAAGAAATAAAGTTCATGATGGTGAAAAAATGGAAACTTCTTACAAAGTTCCTGTAAATCCTGTAAAACCTGGTGATTTTACAACTAAAGGCGAAATGAAAATAATAGAATCTATGCCTGTTAAATCTATCATAACTAATATCAAAAATAATGACAAAATTAAAGCAAATAAAAAATTCGAAGTTAGAGGAAAAGCTTGGGCGGGTGAACTTGAAGTTAGCGAAGTTTATGTAAGTAATGATTATGGTGTAACTTGGACTAAAGCAAAAGTTGAAAAACCTTTAAATCGTCTTGCATGGCAAAAATGGAGTGCACAAATTTCAATTCCTACTAAAGGATATTATGAAATTTGGGCAAGAGCAATTGACAACAAAGGAAATAGTCAGCCTATGGTTTTAGCACAATGGAATCCTAATGGTTACATAAATAATGCTTGTCATAGAGTAAATGTTTTTGGAGTATAA
- a CDS encoding molybdenum-containing sulfite:cytochrome c oxidoreductase, molybdopterin oxidoreductase subunit, which translates to MKKIVLILCIGFSFIFANSQYKINPDTGLIIDENSPLVEAHCLACHGSGLITNMRASKQAWLAAIRWMQASEGLWEIPAEDEEKILNYLTKYYGEKYDTRRRIPLVLLEK; encoded by the coding sequence ATAAAAAAGATTGTTTTAATTTTATGTATAGGATTTTCTTTTATTTTTGCAAATTCACAATATAAAATAAATCCTGATACAGGCTTAATTATAGATGAAAATTCACCTTTAGTAGAAGCTCATTGTTTAGCATGCCATGGATCAGGATTAATTACTAATATGCGTGCAAGTAAGCAAGCTTGGCTTGCAGCTATTAGATGGATGCAAGCTTCAGAAGGTTTATGGGAAATTCCTGCTGAAGATGAAGAGAAAATTCTTAATTATCTTACAAAATATTATGGAGAAAAATACGATACAAGAAGGAGAATTCCTTTAGTTTTACTAGAAAAATAA
- a CDS encoding outer membrane beta-barrel protein: protein MKIKFLSLIASVALVSNLALADENSGLFLGVDAGWFHTKVNSDLDHTNKNTKYNGDLEGDIPVFGLRAGYRFSENHRIYGAYSYSSEFSDVINTPKLKIDGEFTTHKILFGYDFTPKIFEKTRAVFGAYGGYARTDITLKTRFLSLSQDFDGYTYGAKIGALYELNPSNEIEFGFKAEQTHYNTRNFYQNAVGSNFYDPKQTNYGLYLGYTYKF from the coding sequence ATGAAAATAAAGTTTTTAAGTTTAATCGCAAGTGTGGCTTTAGTTTCAAATTTAGCTTTAGCTGATGAAAATTCTGGTTTATTTTTAGGAGTAGATGCTGGATGGTTTCATACTAAAGTAAATTCTGATCTTGATCATACTAATAAAAATACAAAATACAATGGTGATTTAGAAGGTGATATACCTGTTTTTGGCTTAAGAGCAGGTTATCGTTTTAGTGAAAATCATAGAATTTATGGTGCTTATAGTTATTCTAGTGAATTTAGTGATGTAATCAATACACCAAAATTAAAAATAGATGGAGAATTTACTACTCATAAAATTTTATTTGGTTATGATTTTACTCCAAAAATTTTTGAAAAAACAAGAGCTGTTTTTGGGGCTTATGGTGGATATGCAAGAACTGATATCACTTTAAAAACTAGATTTTTATCATTATCTCAAGATTTTGATGGATATACTTATGGAGCAAAAATAGGTGCTTTATATGAATTAAATCCTTCAAATGAGATAGAATTTGGTTTTAAGGCCGAACAAACTCATTATAATACAAGAAATTTCTATCAAAATGCTGTAGGTTCAAACTTTTATGATCCTAAACAAACTAATTATGGTTTATATCTAGGATATACCTATAAATTCTAA
- a CDS encoding alkylphosphonate utilization protein yields the protein MPKDANGTELSAGDSVNVIKDLKVKGASTTLKRGTTIKNIKLTSKETEIEAKVDKFGVIVLKTEFLKKI from the coding sequence ATGCCAAAAGATGCAAATGGAACAGAACTTAGTGCAGGTGATAGTGTAAATGTTATAAAAGATTTAAAAGTTAAAGGAGCTAGCACAACTTTAAAGCGTGGCACTACTATAAAAAATATCAAATTAACTAGTAAAGAAACAGAAATCGAAGCTAAAGTTGATAAATTTGGAGTTATAGTTTTAAAAACTGAATTTCTTAAAAAAATCTAA
- the thyX gene encoding FAD-dependent thymidylate synthase, which produces MKVTLLNYTPLNICSHATRTCWQSFDKGDCGGEKDKELIDRVGNKFKHASTLEHLNYTFYIQGISRACLQEVARHRHTSPSVKSTRYTLKELRNEAEFKENDFENAKRYLVLTGNEVVDNASIKALENLRLILQNSISLDIAKYCLPESYKTELTLTINARSLQNFITLRSSKSALWEIRNLANALFENLPKDHQFIFKHCVYQEENSQN; this is translated from the coding sequence ATGAAAGTAACATTGCTAAACTATACTCCATTAAATATATGCTCCCATGCTACTAGGACTTGTTGGCAAAGCTTTGATAAGGGTGATTGTGGTGGCGAAAAAGATAAAGAATTAATCGATCGAGTAGGAAATAAATTCAAACACGCATCAACCTTAGAGCATTTAAACTATACATTTTATATACAAGGAATTTCTCGTGCTTGTTTGCAAGAAGTTGCAAGACATAGACACACAAGCCCAAGTGTAAAAAGCACAAGATATACATTAAAAGAGCTTAGAAATGAAGCTGAATTTAAAGAAAATGATTTTGAAAATGCTAAAAGATATCTAGTTTTAACTGGAAATGAAGTAGTAGATAATGCAAGCATAAAAGCCCTAGAAAATTTACGCTTAATCTTGCAAAATAGCATAAGTTTAGATATAGCAAAATACTGCTTACCAGAAAGCTATAAAACCGAACTCACTTTAACTATAAATGCAAGAAGTTTGCAAAATTTCATTACGCTTAGAAGTTCAAAATCTGCACTTTGGGAGATAAGAAATTTAGCAAATGCTTTATTTGAAAATTTACCCAAAGATCATCAATTTATATTTAAACATTGTGTTTATCAAGAGGAAAATTCCCAAAACTAA
- a CDS encoding CTP synthase, whose amino-acid sequence MKLKQTKYIFVTGGVLSSLGKGIAAASIATILKNSGLKVSILKADPYINVDPGTMSPLEHGEVFVTEDGAETDLDLGHYERFLNENLSQDNNFTTGRVYQSVIEKERRGEYLGKTIQVIPHIVDEIKNRIKKAGIDKDILIVEIGGTVGDIEGLPFLEAIRALKLEVGKNEAMNVHLTLVPFIKAAGELKTKPTQHSVGELRRIGISPDMIICRSEKSLDRELKDKIAISCGVEKNCVIESVDAASIYQIPLNFLKQDILNSIANLLDLKNLKPNMNEWDCLVKRVIAPSNELSIAFVGKYVDLKESYKSLTEAIIHAGAALDARVNLKWIDSEKLENSNIKEHFKDVSGILVAGGFGYRGVEGKIKAIQYARENKIPFLGICLGMQLSLVEFARNVLKLEDANSHEFDENCKNPIIFLIDEFIDGSGKKQIRTSKTPLGGTMRLGAYECYIKENTLLSRVYKGEKSVKERHRHRYEANPKYKEMFEKNGMIISGENEGLVEAVELKDHPFFLAVQFHPEFTSRLVNVNPAIFSFINASLEKNYAN is encoded by the coding sequence ATGAAATTAAAGCAAACTAAATATATTTTTGTAACAGGTGGAGTTTTAAGTTCTTTAGGCAAGGGTATTGCAGCTGCTTCTATTGCCACGATTTTAAAAAATTCAGGTTTAAAAGTAAGCATTTTAAAAGCTGATCCTTATATAAATGTAGATCCTGGCACTATGAGTCCTTTAGAGCATGGAGAGGTTTTTGTAACTGAAGATGGAGCAGAAACTGATCTTGACTTAGGACATTATGAAAGATTTTTGAATGAAAATTTATCTCAAGATAATAATTTTACCACAGGTAGGGTTTATCAAAGTGTTATAGAAAAAGAAAGAAGAGGAGAATACCTTGGAAAAACTATACAAGTAATCCCTCATATAGTAGATGAAATAAAAAATCGTATAAAAAAAGCAGGAATTGATAAAGATATATTAATAGTAGAAATTGGAGGAACGGTTGGCGATATAGAAGGTTTGCCATTTTTAGAAGCTATTAGAGCTTTAAAACTTGAAGTGGGTAAAAATGAAGCTATGAATGTGCATTTAACCTTAGTGCCATTTATAAAAGCAGCAGGGGAATTAAAAACAAAACCAACTCAGCATAGCGTTGGGGAATTACGCCGTATAGGGATTAGCCCTGATATGATTATTTGCAGAAGTGAAAAATCTTTAGACAGAGAATTAAAAGATAAAATCGCAATTTCATGCGGAGTAGAGAAAAACTGCGTTATAGAAAGTGTGGATGCTGCTAGCATTTATCAAATTCCACTTAATTTTTTAAAACAAGATATTTTAAATTCCATAGCTAATTTACTTGATTTAAAAAATTTAAAACCAAATATGAATGAATGGGATTGTTTAGTAAAAAGAGTTATCGCTCCAAGTAATGAACTTAGTATAGCTTTTGTTGGAAAATATGTGGATTTAAAAGAAAGTTATAAAAGCTTAACAGAAGCTATCATCCATGCAGGTGCAGCACTTGATGCAAGGGTAAATTTAAAATGGATTGATAGCGAAAAACTAGAAAATTCAAACATAAAAGAACATTTTAAAGATGTAAGTGGAATTTTAGTAGCAGGAGGCTTTGGATACCGCGGAGTAGAAGGAAAAATCAAAGCCATACAATATGCAAGAGAAAATAAAATTCCATTTTTAGGAATTTGTTTGGGTATGCAGCTTTCTTTAGTGGAATTTGCTAGAAATGTTTTAAAACTTGAAGATGCTAATTCTCATGAATTTGATGAAAATTGTAAAAATCCAATTATCTTTTTAATTGATGAATTTATTGATGGAAGTGGAAAAAAGCAAATTAGAACAAGCAAAACTCCACTTGGTGGGACTATGCGTCTTGGTGCTTATGAATGTTATATCAAAGAAAATACGCTTTTAAGCAGGGTTTATAAAGGTGAAAAGAGTGTTAAAGAACGCCACCGCCACCGCTATGAAGCAAATCCAAAATACAAAGAAATGTTTGAAAAAAATGGAATGATTATTAGTGGCGAAAATGAAGGTTTGGTTGAGGCTGTGGAGCTTAAAGATCATCCATTCTTTTTAGCTGTGCAGTTTCATCCAGAATTTACTTCACGCTTAGTTAATGTTAATCCAGCAATTTTTTCTTTTATAAATGCTTCTTTAGAAAAAAACTATGCTAACTAA